One Elephas maximus indicus isolate mEleMax1 chromosome X, mEleMax1 primary haplotype, whole genome shotgun sequence DNA segment encodes these proteins:
- the IDH3G gene encoding isocitrate dehydrogenase [NAD] subunit gamma, mitochondrial isoform X2: protein MALKVAKAVFRPAILCRPWEVLGAHEAPQRNISSQRTIPPSAKYGGRHTVTMIPGDGIGPELMLHVKSVFRHACVPVDFEEVHVSSTADEEDIRNAIMAIRRNRVALKGNIETNHNLPPSHKSRNNILRTSLDLYANVIHCKSLPGVVTRHKDIDILIVRENTEGEYSSLEHESVAGVVESLKIITKAKSMRIAEYAFKLAHESGRKKVTAVHKANIMKLGDGLFLQCCREVAARYPQITFENMIVDNTTMQLVSRPQQFDVMVMPNLYGNIVNNVCAGLVGGPGLVAGANYGHVYAVFETATRNTGKSIANKNIANPTATLLASCMMLDHLKLHSYAASIRKAVLASMDNENMHTPDIGGQGTTSEAIQDIIRHIRIINGRAVEA, encoded by the exons GTTCTAGGAGCCCATGAGGCCCCCCAGAGGAACATCTCCTCA CAGCGAACAATT CCTCCGTCGGCGAAGTATGGTGGGCGGCACACAGTGACGATGATCCCTGGGGATGGCATTGGGCCAGAGCTCATGCTGCACGTGAAGTCTGTATTCAG GCATGCGTGTGTGCCGGTGGACTTTGAGGAGGTGCACGTGAGCTCCACTGCCGACGAGGAGGACATCCGCAATGCCATTATGGCCATCCGGCGGAACCGTGTGGCCCTGAAGG GCAACATCGAAACAAACCACAACCTGCCACCATCCCACAAATCCCGAAACAACATTCTTCG CACCAGCCTGGACCTCTATGCTAATGTCATCCACTGTAAGAGTCTGCCAGGGGTGGTGACCCGGCACAAGGACATCGACATCCTCATTGTCCGGGAGAACACCGAGGGGGAGTACAGCAGCCTGGAGCAtgag AGTGTGGCTGGAGTGGTGGAGAGCCTAAAGATCATCACTAAGGCCAAGTCCATGCGCATCGCTGAGTACGCCTTCAAGCTGGCTCATGAGAGTGGGCGCAAGAAAGTGACAGCCGTGCACAAGGCCAACATCAT GAAACTGGGCGACGGGCTCTTCCTCCAGTGCTGCCGGGAGGTGGCCGCCCGCTACCCCCAGATCACCTTTGAGAACATGATCGTGGACAACACCACCATGCAG CTGGTGTCCCGGCCCCAGCAGTTTGATGTCATGGTGATGCCAAACCTCTATGGCAACATTGTCAACAATGTCTGCGCAGGGCTGGTCGGGGGCCCGGGCCTTGTGGCGGGGGCCAACTATGGCCACGTGTACGCGGTATTCGAGACG GCTACTAGGAACACTGGCAAGAGTATCGCCAATAAGAACATCGCCAACCCCACAGCAACACTGCTGGCAAGTTGCATGATGCTAGACCACCTCAA GCTCCACTCCTATGCTGCCTCCATTCGCAAGGCTGTCTTGGCGTCCATGGACAATGAGAAT ATGCACACCCCAGACATCGGCGGCCAGGGCACCACATCCGAGGCTATCCAGGACATCATCCGCCACATCCGTATCATCAACGGCCGGGCGGTGGAGGCTTAG
- the IDH3G gene encoding isocitrate dehydrogenase [NAD] subunit gamma, mitochondrial isoform X1, whose product MALKVAKAVFRPAILCRPWEVLGAHEAPQRNISSPPSAKYGGRHTVTMIPGDGIGPELMLHVKSVFRHACVPVDFEEVHVSSTADEEDIRNAIMAIRRNRVALKGNIETNHNLPPSHKSRNNILRTSLDLYANVIHCKSLPGVVTRHKDIDILIVRENTEGEYSSLEHESVAGVVESLKIITKAKSMRIAEYAFKLAHESGRKKVTAVHKANIMKLGDGLFLQCCREVAARYPQITFENMIVDNTTMQLVSRPQQFDVMVMPNLYGNIVNNVCAGLVGGPGLVAGANYGHVYAVFETATRNTGKSIANKNIANPTATLLASCMMLDHLKLHSYAASIRKAVLASMDNENMHTPDIGGQGTTSEAIQDIIRHIRIINGRAVEA is encoded by the exons GTTCTAGGAGCCCATGAGGCCCCCCAGAGGAACATCTCCTCA CCTCCGTCGGCGAAGTATGGTGGGCGGCACACAGTGACGATGATCCCTGGGGATGGCATTGGGCCAGAGCTCATGCTGCACGTGAAGTCTGTATTCAG GCATGCGTGTGTGCCGGTGGACTTTGAGGAGGTGCACGTGAGCTCCACTGCCGACGAGGAGGACATCCGCAATGCCATTATGGCCATCCGGCGGAACCGTGTGGCCCTGAAGG GCAACATCGAAACAAACCACAACCTGCCACCATCCCACAAATCCCGAAACAACATTCTTCG CACCAGCCTGGACCTCTATGCTAATGTCATCCACTGTAAGAGTCTGCCAGGGGTGGTGACCCGGCACAAGGACATCGACATCCTCATTGTCCGGGAGAACACCGAGGGGGAGTACAGCAGCCTGGAGCAtgag AGTGTGGCTGGAGTGGTGGAGAGCCTAAAGATCATCACTAAGGCCAAGTCCATGCGCATCGCTGAGTACGCCTTCAAGCTGGCTCATGAGAGTGGGCGCAAGAAAGTGACAGCCGTGCACAAGGCCAACATCAT GAAACTGGGCGACGGGCTCTTCCTCCAGTGCTGCCGGGAGGTGGCCGCCCGCTACCCCCAGATCACCTTTGAGAACATGATCGTGGACAACACCACCATGCAG CTGGTGTCCCGGCCCCAGCAGTTTGATGTCATGGTGATGCCAAACCTCTATGGCAACATTGTCAACAATGTCTGCGCAGGGCTGGTCGGGGGCCCGGGCCTTGTGGCGGGGGCCAACTATGGCCACGTGTACGCGGTATTCGAGACG GCTACTAGGAACACTGGCAAGAGTATCGCCAATAAGAACATCGCCAACCCCACAGCAACACTGCTGGCAAGTTGCATGATGCTAGACCACCTCAA GCTCCACTCCTATGCTGCCTCCATTCGCAAGGCTGTCTTGGCGTCCATGGACAATGAGAAT ATGCACACCCCAGACATCGGCGGCCAGGGCACCACATCCGAGGCTATCCAGGACATCATCCGCCACATCCGTATCATCAACGGCCGGGCGGTGGAGGCTTAG